Within Arcobacter lacus, the genomic segment AAAAAGAAGTGAAATCTTACAAAAAATTGGAGATGGTTTTGTAAAAGCTATGCCATATATTATAAAAGTTATTGGTGTTTTAGGAACTATTGCTATGCTTGCTGTTGGTGGAGGAATAATAGCACATGAAACACATATTTTAAGCTCATTTAGTGAAACTTTAAAAGCTGTTCCTCTTGGTGGATTTTTTAGTGAAATACTATTGGGAGCAATAGTTGGATATATTGTTGTTTTAGTAGTACCAATATTTTCAAAAGTGGCAAAAAAAGTAAAATTAAGTAAGTAAAAATACTTACTTAATAAAATATGTATTTGCCATATCTGCTAAAATATAAAGCACTAAAAGTGCAAAAATAATCTTGCTGTAATTCAATTTTCTTCCTCTTTAAAATTTAGTTAAAATATATTATTGCTTTTTAAAAATCTATAATCAATGAAGTTAAAAACTTTCTATCAGTATTTTCTTTTTCTGTTTGATTTACATAATCTATTCTATAACTAATTCCTAAAGAGATATTTTCTATCATTTTTAGATTTAGACTAGATTCACTTGTAAAGAAGTATTTTTCACTATCTTCTGAAGATATTAAGAAGCTTAACATTTGTTTGAACTGCATATTGTCATTTATTCTATATCTATAATTTGTCTCTGTTCTTGGAGCGATATATTCATCTTTTTTCCCATTTTCATACTTATCAAAAGCATAATCCAATCCAGCTTGAATATCTAAAGTTTGAATATCATCATTTATAAATTTGTATCCAAATCCAGGACCTATATTTAATCTATAATCATAATCTGATAATTCATCATTTATATAATTTATTCCCATATAAGAATAGAGTTTTTCATTTATCATATGATTATAATCAACTTCAATATCATATTTATTTGCTGATGTTTCATCATTATCTTTACTATATAAAACTGTTGCTTTTGCTTTTAGTTCTTCACCTTCAGCAAGTTTTGTAAGAGTTTCAAGTTTTGCTGAAAAAGTACTTGTGTTGGTATTTCCACTTGTATCAACGTAAGATAGTTCTAAATGTTTAGTAAAATCTAAAGAGTAAGAAAATGTAGTTATAGAAGATATAATAAAAATTTTATTTATAATTTTATTCATATATTTAATCCTTAATTATTTTGCAATTTGATTCATTATTTATAAATAAACCACCAAAAATTGTACAAAAAAACTCTTATATTAACCTTTTATAAACCAAACTGGAATATACTTCATCTTCACAAAAAGGAGTATTTATGAATAATATAAATTTTGACAGATTTAAAACTATCTCGTTTATTGAAGGATTATCATTTTTAATTTTATTATTTATTGCAATGCCATTAAAATATTTTGTAGGATTACCAATAGCTGTTAAGATAGTAGGAATGGCTCATGGTATCTTATTTATTTTATTTTGTATTTTTTTATATAAAGCTATGAGAGAGTATAAATGGAAACTAGGAACTGGAATTTTACTTTTTATATATTCTGTAATTCCTTTTGGTTTTATTGCAATTGAAAAAACTATTATGAAACTACATTCTAAAGAGATTTAATATTAAGGTTTAAAAAACCTTAATATTTTTATTTTTTCTCGAATTTTAAATCAGTTAAATAAATATCCGCTATATTTACAGGATAACTTTGCTGATCAGTTGTGAAACTTTGACTTTCATTTGGAACAATTTCAGAATATTGAGCTGAAGTAGTTGCTACTTTTTCATTTAAAGAACCACCTCTTAAATTTATTTCTAAATACCCATAATTATCTTTTTTAAGTTCTGAAATATCAATATCTAAACTAAACTCTTTTTCTTGTTTTGTATCAGTCCAGTTAGTATCCCAACCTTCAACCATAAGATATTGAGCTTTTACATTTTTTCCTAACATTCCACTATAAATTTCTTGACCTTCTTTATAATAATCGATTTTGTCAAAAGATTTTGTATTGTGTGCTTTTATTTTTGAAGCATCTTTAAATTGAGGGAAAGAGACTGCTAAACCACCAGCTGTAACATTTTTTAAGTTAGTAGTATATTTAAAAGTTACTCTTAAAAGGTTTTTATCTACCAATTCATAAGAACTTACTACTTTTCCATTTTCTGATAAAGCAGCATTACCTAAAGAACTCAATGATGAAAACTCTAAATCTTTTTGATCTAAGAATTTTTTATTGTTAAAATATATTCCATCATCTTTTAACTCAATTTCAAATCTTTTTTGATTATTTTCAATATCTGTTGCTTTAAACTCTTCATCTTTTAATAAATCAGTTAATGATTTAACAGATTCAGCATCTATATCTAAAGTTGCTTTTATAACTTCAAAAACATCTTTTACACTTTTTATATTATTCATTGAATCAAATTTTTGATTTATTTTAAAAGTT encodes:
- a CDS encoding DUF481 domain-containing protein, whose protein sequence is MNKIINKIFIISSITTFSYSLDFTKHLELSYVDTSGNTNTSTFSAKLETLTKLAEGEELKAKATVLYSKDNDETSANKYDIEVDYNHMINEKLYSYMGINYINDELSDYDYRLNIGPGFGYKFINDDIQTLDIQAGLDYAFDKYENGKKDEYIAPRTETNYRYRINDNMQFKQMLSFLISSEDSEKYFFTSESSLNLKMIENISLGISYRIDYVNQTEKENTDRKFLTSLIIDF
- a CDS encoding DUF3817 domain-containing protein, with translation MNNINFDRFKTISFIEGLSFLILLFIAMPLKYFVGLPIAVKIVGMAHGILFILFCIFLYKAMREYKWKLGTGILLFIYSVIPFGFIAIEKTIMKLHSKEI